Part of the Thermus aquaticus genome, GGGTCTACGTCCTGCGGGATCCCGCCTTGGGGGAGGTGCCCCTGCGCTTTCCCCGGGAAGTGTGGGAGCGGATCCCCTTCTGGGCCTTCCAGCGCCACTTGGGGCGCACCGTCTTAGCCCGCTTCTCCCCTCGTACGAACGCCCAGGGCCTTTGGTCCCCCTGGCACTCCCCCGCCTTGGGGTTTTCCCGGAGGCCGGGGGTGGAGCCATCCCGCTTCCAGGCGCGGGGCCGCCTGGTGGGGGTGGACCGGGAGGAGGGGCGGCTGGTGGTGGAGATCCGTCCCAACCCCCAAGGGGTCCTCAAGGAACCCTTCCGCCTCACCCTGCACGCCGCCCTGGCCCTCCTGGAGGGGCTTCCTTCCCTGGGCAGCGGGGTGTACCTGGAGGGGGAGCTGAGGCCCAAGAGCAGGCGGATGGTGGTGAGGAAGGCCGAGCTTGTTCCCCTGTGGGACGACTAGGGCACAAGGCTTTCCTCCACGGGGTGGCCCATCTCTCCCCTTCGGGCTGTGGGCGTAGCCTTCGCCTGGAGGCGCGGGGACTTTTCACCTTGCGGGCCAGGTTTCTGGGAGGTAAGGGCCCAGGGACGGGCTTCCACCAGGTGGTCCTCTGGTTTCGCACCGACCGGGAAGGGTTCGTCACCGAAGTGGTGGTGGCCCACTGGTCCCTCCTGGCCCCGGCCCCGGTGGGCTTCCTTCCCGACGAACCTCTGCGCTTCAGCCTCTTGGGGGAATGGCTGGGGGCTCACGAGGGTGTGGGAAGGGTCTGGGTGGTGCCCAAGGACCCTGAGGAAGCTCCTCCCTTCCCCGTGCGCTTTCTTCCCGTGCGCCCCCACCTGGTCCCAGCCCCAGGGGGGCTCGCCCTGGTCCTGGGACGGGTGGAGCGGGGGAGGCTCCTGGGGGAGGAGGTGCTGCTCTTGAGCGGAAGGGTCCTTTGCCCGGGGGCTGGCTAAAGCCTAGTCTGACCAGTTGTGCTAAGCTTGGGCTGTGGACAAGACCTGGCAGCTGCAAGAGGCCAAGGCCCGCTTCTCCGAGCTGGTGGAGGAGGCCCTGCGCTCCGGCCCCCAGGTGGTGACCCGCCGGGGCAAGCGGGCGGTGGTGGTCCTCTCCTGGGAGGCCTACGCCCGCCTGGCGGGCAGGGAGACCCGCCTCCTGGAGGCCCTTCGCCCCCAAGAACCCCTCCCCAATGAGGAGGTGGAGGCCCTCTTCCCTCCGGAGAGGGAGGGGATCGCCTACCGGAAGGTGGAACTTTGAGCTACCTCTTGGACACCAACGTGGTCTCCGAGGTGGCCAAGCGGGAACCCCACCCTGCGGTCTTGGCCTGGCTGGAGGCGGTGCCCCTGGGGGAGGCTTACCTTTCTGCCCTCACCTTGGGGGAGCTGGTGCAAGGGGTGGTGCGGGCTCCCTCGGAGCGGCGTCCCCGGCTGGAGGCCTGGCTGGACGGGATCAGACGCCGCTTCGCGGGGCGGATCCTTCCCCTAGATGCAGAGGTGATGGAGGTCTGGGGAGAGCTCACCGGGCGGGCCATGGTGGAGGGAAGGAGCCTCTCCCCCCTAGATGCCCTGCTGGCGGCCACGGCCCTGCGGCACGGCCTGGTGCTGGTCACCCGCAACCTGAGGCCTTTTGAGGGCGTGCCCGTGCGGGTGTTCAGCCCGTGGGAGGCTCCTTGAGGAGAGGGTATTTGGCAACACGTGTTATG contains:
- a CDS encoding type II toxin-antitoxin system prevent-host-death family antitoxin, translated to MDKTWQLQEAKARFSELVEEALRSGPQVVTRRGKRAVVVLSWEAYARLAGRETRLLEALRPQEPLPNEEVEALFPPEREGIAYRKVEL
- a CDS encoding type II toxin-antitoxin system VapC family toxin; this encodes MSYLLDTNVVSEVAKREPHPAVLAWLEAVPLGEAYLSALTLGELVQGVVRAPSERRPRLEAWLDGIRRRFAGRILPLDAEVMEVWGELTGRAMVEGRSLSPLDALLAATALRHGLVLVTRNLRPFEGVPVRVFSPWEAP